A window from Pseudomonas kribbensis encodes these proteins:
- the rfbD gene encoding dTDP-4-dehydrorhamnose reductase — protein sequence MRILLLGKNGQVGWELQRSLAPLGELISLDRHLLNGLQGDLSDPEALRATIRHLKPDVIVNAAAYNAVDKAESEKELAALINTQAVAVMADEALALNALLVHYSTDYVFSGEGDVPWKEDDPVAPLNQYGISKRAGEEAIVASGCSHLIFRTSWVYSVRGNNFAKTMLRLAREREALNVIFDQVGAPTGADLIADVTAHAILKVKQSADLAGIYHLVAGGEVSWHGYASHVIEFARKIGEQLKVTEVNPIESAAYPTPARRPLNSRLNTQKLRNNFALRLPEWQSGVNRMLMEVFNK from the coding sequence ATGAGAATCCTTCTTCTTGGAAAAAATGGTCAGGTGGGTTGGGAGCTGCAGCGCTCCCTGGCGCCGCTAGGTGAACTCATCTCGCTGGATCGCCACTTGCTCAACGGCCTGCAGGGCGATCTGTCGGATCCGGAGGCGTTGCGCGCAACGATCCGGCATCTGAAGCCGGACGTGATAGTCAACGCTGCCGCCTACAACGCTGTCGATAAAGCAGAGTCCGAAAAGGAACTCGCTGCCCTGATCAATACCCAGGCAGTCGCCGTCATGGCGGATGAAGCATTGGCTCTGAATGCCTTGCTGGTTCACTACTCTACTGATTATGTGTTCAGTGGTGAGGGTGATGTTCCCTGGAAGGAAGATGACCCTGTTGCGCCCCTTAATCAATACGGAATCAGCAAGCGCGCTGGCGAAGAGGCAATTGTTGCTTCCGGCTGTTCGCACTTGATCTTTCGTACGAGCTGGGTCTATTCCGTCAGAGGCAACAACTTCGCGAAAACCATGTTGCGTCTGGCCAGGGAGCGTGAGGCGTTAAATGTGATTTTCGATCAGGTGGGTGCGCCAACCGGTGCTGACCTGATTGCCGATGTCACTGCCCACGCCATTTTGAAAGTGAAGCAAAGTGCCGATTTGGCGGGCATCTACCATCTGGTTGCCGGTGGTGAAGTTTCCTGGCACGGCTATGCTTCCCATGTCATAGAGTTCGCGCGAAAGATTGGCGAGCAATTGAAGGTGACTGAAGTAAACCCGATCGAGTCGGCGGCCTACCCGACTCCGGCCCGTCGTCCCTTGAATTCACGCCTGAACACCCAGAAACTGCGAAATAATTTTGCCCTTCGCCTGCCGGAATGGCAAAGCGGCGTAAACAGAATGCTGATGGAAGTTTTTAATAAATGA
- the rfbB gene encoding dTDP-glucose 4,6-dehydratase yields MKILVTGGAGFIGSAVIRHIISKTTDSVVNVDKLTYAGNLESLAEVSQDPRYVFERVDICDREQIDRVLREHQPDSIMHLAAESHVDRSISGPSEFIQTNIIGTYTLLEAARHYWSALDDTRKTAFRFHHISTDEVYGDLEGPEDLFTETTPYQPSSPYSASKASSDHLVRAWARTYGLPTLVTNCSNNYGPCHFPEKLIPLIILNALEGKSLPVYGKGNQVRDWLYVEDHARALYKVVTEGVVGETYNIGGHNEKQNIEVVQTLCALLDELRPDSAHRPHASLITYVQDRPGHDQRYAINASKIQRELGWAPEETFETGIRKTVEWYLNNAQWVEHVKSGSYQQWIDQNYSDRSNKA; encoded by the coding sequence GTGAAAATTCTAGTTACCGGCGGCGCCGGGTTTATTGGCTCGGCAGTCATCCGTCACATCATTTCCAAGACCACCGACTCTGTCGTAAACGTCGATAAGCTGACTTACGCCGGTAATCTGGAGTCTTTGGCCGAAGTAAGCCAAGACCCGCGATATGTATTTGAGCGCGTTGATATCTGCGATCGTGAGCAGATCGACCGGGTTCTTCGTGAGCACCAGCCTGATTCGATCATGCATCTGGCCGCGGAGTCTCACGTTGATCGCTCGATTTCCGGCCCGTCCGAGTTCATCCAGACCAACATCATCGGCACTTACACGCTGTTGGAAGCTGCACGCCACTACTGGTCTGCTCTGGACGACACCCGCAAAACCGCTTTCCGCTTTCACCACATTTCCACTGATGAAGTGTACGGCGACCTCGAAGGTCCTGAAGATCTGTTCACTGAAACCACACCTTATCAGCCAAGCTCGCCATATTCGGCGAGCAAGGCCAGCTCCGACCACCTGGTTCGTGCCTGGGCCCGTACTTATGGTCTGCCGACGCTGGTCACCAACTGCTCGAACAACTATGGTCCATGCCACTTCCCTGAGAAGTTGATCCCGCTGATCATTCTCAATGCACTGGAAGGCAAATCGCTGCCGGTTTACGGCAAAGGCAATCAAGTGCGTGACTGGTTGTACGTAGAAGATCATGCGCGTGCGCTGTACAAAGTTGTTACAGAAGGTGTTGTTGGCGAGACTTACAACATTGGCGGACACAACGAAAAACAAAACATTGAAGTGGTTCAAACACTTTGCGCGCTGCTTGATGAGCTTCGCCCGGATTCTGCCCATCGTCCACACGCAAGCTTGATTACTTATGTTCAGGATCGTCCGGGACATGATCAGCGTTATGCGATCAATGCGAGCAAGATTCAGCGTGAACTCGGCTGGGCGCCGGAAGAAACCTTCGAGACCGGTATTCGCAAGACGGTGGAATGGTATTTGAACAACGCGCAGTGGGTCGAGCATGTGAAAAGCGGCAGCTATCAGCAGTGGATTGATCAGAACTACAGCGATCGCTCCAATAAAGCATGA
- a CDS encoding lipopolysaccharide assembly protein LapA domain-containing protein: MRNLKRMLLGVFVLLLMLVILAFVLENQQSISLMFLGWAGPQLPVSLVMVLALLIGMLVGPVLGWFLGRSSRTSRKRLV; this comes from the coding sequence ATGCGTAATCTCAAGCGCATGCTTCTTGGTGTTTTCGTTCTTTTGTTGATGCTGGTGATCCTGGCGTTTGTACTGGAGAACCAGCAGTCCATTTCGTTGATGTTCCTTGGTTGGGCGGGGCCGCAGCTGCCAGTCTCTCTGGTAATGGTTCTCGCTTTGCTGATTGGGATGCTTGTCGGGCCGGTACTGGGCTGGTTTCTGGGACGATCGTCCAGAACTTCACGCAAACGACTTGTATAA
- the ihfB gene encoding integration host factor subunit beta: MTKSELIERIVTHQGLLSSKDVELAIKTMLEQMSQCLATGDRIEIRGFGSFSLHYRAPRVGRNPKTGQSVSLDGKFVPHFKPGKELRDRVNEEEEEGV; encoded by the coding sequence ATGACGAAGTCGGAGTTGATCGAACGAATTGTCACCCATCAAGGGCTGCTCTCATCCAAAGATGTGGAGTTGGCCATCAAGACCATGCTTGAGCAAATGTCCCAGTGTCTGGCTACGGGTGATCGCATCGAGATCCGTGGTTTTGGCAGCTTTTCCTTGCACTATCGTGCGCCGCGGGTTGGTCGCAATCCGAAGACCGGTCAGTCTGTCAGCCTTGATGGCAAGTTTGTGCCGCATTTCAAGCCGGGCAAGGAACTGCGTGATCGTGTGAACGAGGAAGAGGAGGAGGGGGTTTGA
- the rpsA gene encoding 30S ribosomal protein S1 → MSESFAELFEESLKTLNLQAGSIITGVIVDIDYQARWVTVHAGLKSEALIPLEQFYNDAGELNINVGDEVHVALDSVEDGFGETKLSREKAKRAECWIVLEAAFAAEEVVKGVINGKVKGGFTVDVNGIRAFLPGSLVDVRPVRDTTHLEGKELEFKVIKLDQKRNNVVVSRRSVLEAENSAEREALLESLQEGQQVKGIVKNLTDYGAFVDLGGVDGLLHITDMAWKRIKHPSEIVNVGDEIDVKVLKYDRERNRVSLGLKQLGEDPWVAIKARYPESTRVTARVTNLTDYGCFAELEEGVEGLVHVSEMDWTNKNIHPSKVVQVGDEVEVMVLDIDEERRRISLGIKQCKSNPWEDFSGQFNKGDKISGTIKSITDFGIFIGLDGGIDGLVHLSDISWNEVGEEAVRRFKKGDELDTVILSVDPERERISLGIKQLESDPFSEYVSVNDKGAIVTGTVKEVDAKGAIIVLADDIEATLKASEISRDRVEDARNVLKEGQQVEAKIISVDRKSRVIQLSIKSKDDAEEKEAIQSLKTAPEGEAADTTMAALLRQAMAKQN, encoded by the coding sequence ATGAGCGAAAGCTTTGCGGAACTCTTTGAAGAAAGCCTAAAGACCCTGAACCTTCAGGCAGGCTCCATCATCACCGGTGTTATCGTTGATATCGATTACCAGGCTCGCTGGGTAACCGTTCACGCTGGCCTGAAGTCCGAAGCACTGATCCCTCTGGAGCAGTTCTACAACGACGCTGGCGAACTGAACATCAACGTCGGTGACGAAGTTCACGTTGCTCTGGACTCGGTTGAAGACGGTTTCGGTGAAACCAAGCTGTCCCGTGAAAAAGCCAAGCGCGCTGAATGCTGGATCGTTCTGGAAGCAGCCTTCGCAGCTGAGGAAGTGGTCAAGGGCGTTATCAACGGTAAGGTTAAAGGCGGCTTCACTGTCGACGTTAACGGCATCCGTGCGTTCCTGCCAGGTTCCCTGGTTGACGTCCGTCCAGTGCGCGACACCACGCACCTGGAAGGCAAAGAGCTGGAATTCAAGGTCATCAAGCTGGACCAGAAGCGCAACAACGTTGTCGTTTCCCGTCGCAGCGTCCTGGAAGCCGAGAACTCCGCCGAGCGTGAAGCTCTGCTGGAATCCCTGCAGGAAGGCCAGCAAGTCAAAGGTATCGTCAAAAATCTCACCGACTACGGCGCATTCGTCGACCTGGGCGGTGTGGACGGCCTGCTGCACATCACCGACATGGCGTGGAAGCGTATCAAGCACCCTTCCGAAATCGTCAATGTTGGCGACGAGATCGACGTCAAGGTTCTGAAGTACGATCGCGAGCGCAATCGTGTTTCCCTGGGCCTGAAGCAACTGGGCGAAGATCCATGGGTTGCTATCAAAGCCCGTTACCCAGAAAGCACTCGCGTTACCGCTCGTGTAACCAACCTGACCGACTACGGCTGCTTCGCTGAGCTGGAAGAAGGCGTTGAAGGTCTGGTACACGTTTCGGAAATGGACTGGACCAACAAGAACATCCACCCTTCGAAAGTCGTACAAGTCGGCGACGAAGTGGAAGTCATGGTTCTGGACATCGACGAAGAGCGTCGTCGTATCTCCCTGGGCATCAAGCAGTGCAAGTCGAACCCATGGGAAGACTTCTCTGGCCAGTTCAACAAGGGCGACAAGATCTCCGGCACCATCAAGTCGATCACCGATTTCGGTATCTTCATTGGTCTGGACGGCGGCATCGACGGTCTGGTTCACCTGTCCGACATCTCCTGGAACGAAGTGGGCGAAGAAGCCGTGCGTCGTTTCAAGAAGGGCGACGAGCTGGACACCGTTATCCTGTCGGTTGACCCGGAGCGTGAGCGTATCTCCCTGGGTATCAAGCAACTGGAAAGCGATCCGTTCTCCGAGTACGTCTCGGTTAACGACAAAGGCGCAATCGTTACTGGCACCGTGAAAGAAGTTGACGCCAAAGGCGCCATCATCGTTCTGGCCGACGATATCGAAGCAACTCTGAAAGCCTCCGAAATCAGCCGTGACCGCGTTGAAGACGCGCGCAACGTTCTGAAAGAAGGCCAGCAAGTAGAAGCCAAGATCATCAGCGTTGATCGTAAGAGTCGCGTAATCCAGCTGTCGATCAAATCGAAAGACGATGCTGAAGAGAAAGAAGCCATCCAGAGCCTGAAAACCGCTCCGGAAGGTGAAGCAGCTGACACCACTATGGCGGCACTGCTGCGTCAAGCAATGGCCAAACAGAACTGA
- the cmk gene encoding (d)CMP kinase — protein MNNIAPVITIDGPSGSGKGTVAGILAKRLGWNLLDSGALYRLLAFAAHNHGVDLTNEELLKKLAAHLDVQFIAATDGQLQRIILEGDEVSDVIRTESVGSGASQVAALPAVREALLQRQRAFQETPGLVADGRDMGTVVFPNAPLKIFLTASAEERARRRYLQLKGKVEGVSLSSLLDEIRARDERDTQRAVAPLKPAADAIQLDSTELSIDQVLERIMSEIAIRDIAG, from the coding sequence GTGAACAACATTGCTCCGGTCATCACCATCGATGGGCCAAGCGGCTCGGGCAAAGGCACCGTAGCCGGGATTCTGGCCAAGCGTCTGGGCTGGAATCTGCTGGATTCCGGCGCGCTGTATCGCCTGCTGGCGTTTGCTGCGCACAATCATGGTGTCGACCTGACCAATGAAGAGTTGCTGAAGAAACTGGCCGCTCATCTGGATGTGCAGTTCATCGCGGCGACCGACGGTCAGTTGCAGCGCATCATTCTGGAAGGTGACGAAGTCAGCGATGTCATCCGCACCGAGAGCGTCGGTTCCGGCGCTTCCCAGGTGGCTGCGTTGCCGGCTGTGCGCGAGGCGCTGCTACAGCGCCAGCGCGCGTTCCAGGAAACACCGGGCCTGGTGGCCGATGGTCGTGACATGGGCACGGTGGTATTTCCGAATGCGCCGCTGAAGATTTTCCTGACCGCCAGTGCCGAGGAGCGGGCGCGCCGTCGATATTTGCAGTTGAAGGGCAAAGTCGAGGGTGTTAGTCTGTCGAGTCTGCTAGATGAGATCCGTGCGCGCGACGAGCGTGATACCCAGCGAGCGGTGGCCCCGCTCAAACCGGCGGCCGACGCCATACAGCTGGATTCCACGGAGTTGTCCATCGATCAGGTGCTTGAACGCATCATGAGCGAGATCGCCATTCGCGATATCGCCGGGTGA